In the Longimicrobiaceae bacterium genome, GCACGCCCCACACTTCCGTGGCGTAGTGCCCGCCCAGCAGCAGGTTGATGCCACCCTCTTCCGCGTCGAAGAAGTTGTGGTGTGCGCCCTCGCCGGTGATGAACGTGTCCAGCCCTGCCTCCACCGCCGCACCCACCATGCTTCCCGCGCCACCGGTGATGACTCCCACGCGCCGCACGCGCTCCGGCCCGCCGGGCACCAGCTTCACGCGCACGCCCAGCACCTCGTCCATGCGTGCGCACAGCGCCTCACGGCGCATGTCCACCTCGCCCCACACCCCGAGCGGATGGCCCTTGTAGTCGCCAAAGCGGCCCGCCGGCTCAATCCCTAAGGCGCGAGCTAGCACCGCGTTGTTGCCCACTTCCGGGTGCACGTCCAGCGGGAGGTGCGCCGAGTAGACCGCGATGCCCGCCTGGATCAGCGCGCGCAAGCGCCGGTAGCGGCGGCCGGTTACCGGCTGGTTGCCGTCCCAGAACAGGCCGTGATGCACCAGAAGCATGTCCGCATCCATCGCCACTGCGGCGTCCACCGTCGCCTGCGCCGCATCCACCGCCACGGCGATGCGGCGGATGTCACGCCCACCGTCCACCTGCAGCCCGTTCACCGCGCCGGAGTAGTCCGGCACGTCCGCGACGCGCAGGTACTCGTCCAAGTAGGTCTGCAGCTCCTCCAGCTTCACGCCGCGCCTCGTGCGTCAGATGTGTTCCACACTTGTGGATAATGCCCGTGGATAATCAAGGTTTGTATCTGTGGAAAAGCCACAACCCCTTGCCAAATCAGAGCTTGGAGTTCACCACATCGAATGTGGATAACTGCGCCACTTGTTCACCTTCGAGATCGTCTCGGTCTTCGCTGATGACCGGTCTGCATCTCGCCTCGACCATCCAGCGAATGATGGGCGACGGCGTCGCTTGCGGCGAAAGCGCGGTCAGCGCTGGTAGTCGTCGCCGTAATGCGGCTGCTCCGCGACGGAAGCGCTGTCCGGCGTACCGGGCCCGAGGCTGCGGATGGGCGTCTCCGGAACCACCTCGCCGGCGGGGAGCATGTGCACCTGGCCGTTGAAGCGGGCGCCTTCTTCCAGAAGCAGGTGCTGCACGTTCGTGCGGATCTCGCCCTCGATGTCGCACGTCGACTGGAGTTGCATGCGCCCCTCCGTCGTCACCGTGCCGCGCACGGTGCCGCCGATCACCGCCTCCGCGGCCACCACGTCGCCCAGCACCTCGCCGTCGCGCCCGATCACCACCGATTTCGACGCGCGCAGGGTGCCGTGGATCTTCCCCTCCACGCGGACGGTGCCGTCCGTCACCACGTCGCCCACGATCTGCATACCGGGGCCGATGATGGAGATGGAGCCTTCCGTGCCCGCGTTCCGCAGCGCCGCGGACACCTTGTCGCGCGCGCCGGAGCCGCCCTGGTCGTTCGAGCCCTTCTTGAAGATCGCCATCTCTCGCTCGGTTTGAGGATACGAATCCGCCGGAGCCCCTCGCGCGGACGGCTAACCAACAACTCTCCGCCAGAACATTGAACCCCGAATCAGACGACGCTTGCCGTCAACTTCGACGATCTCGGCAGATACAACCAGCCGGCGCGCGGCGGAAGGCCATACCGCTGGTGCACTACGGCTTCGGCTTGGCAGAATCCGCGGCGGCGGAGTCGGGCGAGGCGGTGTCGCGGGCGATAGTGTCGCGGCGGACGTTCCCGCCCAACAAGGCGCGAACCTTCGCGTACTGCGCCTCCATGTCGGCCACGTTGCGCGCCAGCTCCTCCACGCGCTGCCGGTCCTTCTCCAGCACCGCGATATCTCGCTTGAGACCCGGCACGCGTGCCGCCTGCGCGGCCACCCAGAACCACGACGCCACCATCACCAGCAGCGCCACGCCCACCGCCGCCGCTACGGCCACGGCGATGCGCAGCTGCCGGTACGTGAGCTCGAAGGAGCGCGTGCCCAGGTCGTCCCCGCCGTGCGGGATCACGATGAAGCTCATCCGCCGGTCGTCGCGCGGCTTCGCCACCTACACCTCCTCCGCCGTGTGCCGGCGCGGGAGCGGATGCCCTCCCGCACGCGAAACGCCGCGGCGGGCGCCCGAGGCGTCCCGTCCGCGGCGTGTGCGGGGTGCGTTGCAATTCCCGTCCCCGCGCGGGGCGAGCCCGGCGGCCCTCTCCGTCACCGTGCTCAGGAGCGGTCGTGCTCGGCGCCGAGGATCAGCTCGAGCACCCGGTCGAAGTCGTCGGCGTTGTAGAACGGGATCTCGATGCGCCCGCTCTTCCCGCTCTTCAGGTGGATGCGCGCCTGCGTCCCCATCTTCCGCTGCAGCTCCGCTTCCAGGCTGCGCAAGTGCGGACCGTCCAGAT is a window encoding:
- a CDS encoding Nif3-like dinuclear metal center hexameric protein, which codes for MKLEELQTYLDEYLRVADVPDYSGAVNGLQVDGGRDIRRIAVAVDAAQATVDAAVAMDADMLLVHHGLFWDGNQPVTGRRYRRLRALIQAGIAVYSAHLPLDVHPEVGNNAVLARALGIEPAGRFGDYKGHPLGVWGEVDMRREALCARMDEVLGVRVKLVPGGPERVRRVGVITGGAGSMVGAAVEAGLDTFITGEGAHHNFFDAEEGGINLLLGGHYATEVWGVRALAQHLEQRFGLEWRFIDHPTGL
- a CDS encoding polymer-forming cytoskeletal protein yields the protein MAIFKKGSNDQGGSGARDKVSAALRNAGTEGSISIIGPGMQIVGDVVTDGTVRVEGKIHGTLRASKSVVIGRDGEVLGDVVAAEAVIGGTVRGTVTTEGRMQLQSTCDIEGEIRTNVQHLLLEEGARFNGQVHMLPAGEVVPETPIRSLGPGTPDSASVAEQPHYGDDYQR